A single window of Streptomyces cathayae DNA harbors:
- a CDS encoding DEAD/DEAH box helicase, translated as MEPAEISVGLAAVFLPAPLPRDGRIAFYDPEGDPVEPVDSTGPTGPTGPADPMVLTAPGPEPAPRARLTVTHPHGAGVRRRTVGAHFLSLDQALPLLVRARHDPAAHPATACWGAAALHALRLTARGRLLPGLTPTGHDAWRAGPLDPDDVAHLRAVAAALPFEGHAVPLPGSGPLRLPEPGALVRAFLDAVADTLPRTPAAPYASGLPFAARKAQRLPGAHDWAAEVAAGMDAGVRVSLRLDLSAFDLFDGADRSAAGDGARAAGAAIVQVHSLADPTLVADAAALWAGTADRAFGPRARVDAALAVRRAARVWAPLDRLSDQDVPDVLALSEDEVNDLLGVAATRLAAAGVAVHWPRDLAQDLTATAVVRSAPGAATDGSGFFESEDLLRFGWQLALGGDPLTEAEMDALAEAHRPVVRLRDQWVLVDPALVRKARTRELGLLDPVDALSIALTGTAEADGETVEAVPVGALAVLRDRLTAGVRPADPPPGLDATLRDYQLRGLAWLDLMTSLGLGGCLADDMGLGKTITLIALHLKRARTEPTLVVCPASLLGNWQREITRFAPGVPVRRFHGPDRTLDDLAGGFVLTTYGTMRSAAPTLAAQRWGMVVADEAQHVKNPHSATARALRTIPSPARVALTGTPVENNLSELWALLDWTTPGLLGPLKSFRARHARAVENGEDEQAVERLSRLVRPFLLRRRKSDPGIVPELPPKTETDHPVPLTREQAALYEAVVRESMLAIETAQGMGRRGLVLKLLTALKQICDHPALYLKDEHARAGGDRMAARSGKLALLDELLDTLLAEDGSALVFTQYVGMARLITAHLTGRAVPVELLHGGTPVPERERMVDRFQSGTTPVLVLSLKAAGTGLNLTRAGHVVHFDRWWNPAVEEQATDRAYRIGQTQPVQVHRLITEGTIEDRIAEMLEAKRALADAILGSGESALTELSDRELSDLVSLRRTS; from the coding sequence ATGGAGCCGGCGGAGATCTCTGTCGGGCTCGCCGCGGTGTTCCTGCCCGCACCCCTTCCGCGCGACGGACGGATCGCCTTCTACGACCCCGAGGGCGACCCCGTCGAGCCCGTCGACTCCACGGGTCCCACGGGTCCCACGGGTCCCGCGGACCCCATGGTGCTGACCGCCCCCGGGCCGGAGCCCGCCCCGCGTGCCCGGCTCACCGTCACCCACCCGCACGGCGCCGGGGTGCGGCGGCGGACGGTCGGCGCCCACTTCCTGTCCCTCGACCAGGCCCTGCCCCTGCTGGTCCGCGCCCGGCACGACCCCGCCGCCCATCCCGCCACCGCCTGCTGGGGCGCCGCCGCCCTGCACGCGCTGCGGCTCACCGCCCGCGGCCGGCTGCTGCCCGGTCTGACGCCCACCGGTCACGACGCCTGGCGGGCCGGCCCGCTCGACCCCGACGACGTGGCGCACCTGCGCGCGGTGGCCGCGGCCCTGCCGTTCGAGGGGCACGCGGTCCCGCTGCCCGGCTCCGGCCCGCTGCGGCTGCCGGAGCCGGGAGCACTCGTCCGCGCCTTCCTCGACGCGGTCGCGGACACCCTGCCCCGCACCCCCGCCGCGCCGTACGCCTCGGGGCTGCCGTTCGCCGCGCGAAAGGCCCAGCGGCTGCCCGGCGCCCACGACTGGGCCGCCGAGGTCGCCGCCGGCATGGACGCCGGGGTGCGCGTCTCGCTCCGCCTCGACCTCTCGGCGTTCGACCTGTTCGACGGCGCCGACCGGAGCGCGGCCGGCGACGGCGCGCGCGCGGCCGGTGCGGCGATCGTCCAGGTGCACAGCCTCGCCGACCCCACCCTCGTCGCCGACGCGGCGGCCCTGTGGGCGGGTACGGCGGACCGTGCGTTCGGCCCCCGCGCGCGGGTGGACGCGGCCCTCGCCGTCCGCCGGGCGGCCCGTGTCTGGGCCCCGCTGGACCGGCTCTCCGACCAGGACGTACCCGACGTGCTGGCCCTGTCGGAGGACGAGGTGAACGATCTGCTCGGCGTGGCCGCGACCCGGCTCGCGGCGGCCGGTGTCGCCGTGCACTGGCCCAGGGACCTCGCCCAGGACCTGACCGCGACGGCGGTGGTCCGGTCGGCCCCCGGTGCGGCGACCGACGGGAGCGGTTTCTTCGAGAGCGAGGACCTGCTGCGGTTCGGCTGGCAGCTCGCGCTCGGCGGCGATCCGCTCACCGAGGCCGAGATGGACGCCCTGGCCGAGGCCCACCGCCCGGTCGTCCGGCTGCGCGACCAGTGGGTACTGGTCGACCCGGCCCTCGTCCGCAAGGCCCGCACACGGGAATTGGGCCTGCTCGACCCCGTCGACGCGCTGTCCATCGCCCTCACCGGCACCGCGGAGGCCGACGGCGAGACCGTCGAGGCGGTCCCGGTCGGCGCCCTGGCGGTACTCCGCGACCGCCTCACCGCCGGCGTGCGGCCCGCCGACCCGCCGCCCGGACTCGACGCCACCCTGCGCGACTACCAGCTGCGCGGCCTGGCCTGGCTCGACCTCATGACCTCGCTCGGCCTCGGCGGCTGCCTCGCCGACGACATGGGCCTGGGCAAGACGATCACCCTCATCGCGCTGCATCTGAAGCGGGCCCGCACCGAGCCGACACTGGTCGTCTGCCCGGCCTCCCTGCTCGGCAACTGGCAGCGGGAGATCACCCGGTTCGCGCCCGGCGTCCCCGTGCGCCGCTTCCACGGCCCGGACCGCACCCTGGACGACCTGGCCGGGGGCTTCGTCCTCACCACCTACGGCACCATGCGCTCGGCCGCCCCGACACTGGCCGCACAGCGCTGGGGCATGGTCGTCGCCGACGAGGCCCAGCACGTCAAGAACCCGCACTCGGCCACGGCCAGGGCGCTGCGCACCATTCCGTCCCCGGCGCGCGTGGCGCTCACCGGCACCCCCGTCGAGAACAACCTCTCCGAGCTGTGGGCCCTCCTCGACTGGACGACCCCCGGGCTCCTCGGCCCGCTGAAGTCCTTCCGCGCCCGGCACGCCCGCGCGGTGGAGAACGGCGAGGACGAGCAGGCCGTCGAGCGCCTCTCCCGCCTGGTGCGGCCCTTCCTCCTGCGGCGCAGGAAGTCCGACCCGGGCATCGTCCCCGAACTGCCGCCGAAGACCGAGACGGACCACCCGGTCCCGCTCACCCGGGAACAGGCCGCGCTCTACGAGGCGGTGGTGCGCGAGTCGATGCTCGCCATCGAGACCGCCCAGGGCATGGGCCGCCGCGGTCTGGTGCTGAAGCTGCTGACCGCGCTCAAACAGATCTGCGACCACCCGGCGCTCTACCTCAAGGACGAGCACGCACGGGCCGGCGGCGACCGCATGGCGGCCCGCTCGGGCAAACTGGCCCTGCTGGACGAACTGCTGGACACCCTGCTCGCCGAGGACGGATCGGCCCTGGTCTTCACGCAGTACGTCGGCATGGCCCGGCTGATCACCGCGCATCTGACCGGGCGCGCGGTCCCGGTCGAGCTCCTCCACGGAGGTACGCCGGTACCGGAGCGGGAGCGCATGGTGGACCGCTTCCAGAGCGGTACGACCCCCGTCCTGGTCCTCTCCCTGAAGGCGGCGGGCACCGGCCTGAACCTCACCCGCGCGGGCCATGTCGTCCACTTCGACCGCTGGTGGAACCCGGCGGTCGAGGAGCAGGCCACCGACCGCGCCTACCGCATCGGCCAGACCCAGCCGGTCCAGGTCCACCGCCTCATCACCGAGGGCACGATCGAGGACCGTATCGCCGAGATGCTGGAGGCCAAGCGGGCCCTCGCCGACGCGATCCTCGGCTCCGGCGAGTCGGCGCTCACGGAACTCTCCGACCGCGAACTGTCCGATCTGGTCTCCCTGCGGAGGACGTCATGA
- a CDS encoding SWIM zinc finger family protein produces the protein MTPRPSDQAREALRAARRRANAEPADTAPADTGTPDRHPAPAAAPDPDPGTGARGQAADREQRPGDVARDALRRAVLARRAAGTGHPEATGPADASGERGTGAEKGDEGDEGTDTTAPSAAAAPRNRPIAPDRPITPDPPDRSGRRPGDIAREALRSAREEALRAHTETTDRETDDRETGVRETGDRETAVRRAGSLPSGTVPRVPRTTRGDRAESARPGERAAGGGAHQVRELLTGALPSPPEADEPAPKPDGTRPEPPARPEPPTLPAPPASSTPSASPPSHTPRSMAAPARDGELRRTFPAFPPGASAGPGFAETWWGNAWVTALEEGALDTARLARGRRYAERGHVDAVTVTPGLVLAYVQGSRPRPYRVQVRLRTFGDADWERFLDTAADRPGDIAALLEKELPQSLADCGAPLLPRPGDLEPQCSCPDSGHPCKHAAALCYQTARLLDADPFVLLLLRGRGEHQVIEALSRRSAARAARATRGREPESLPGVRAGEAVARRCLPPLPAPLPPPPHPEQPPVYPASPGGPDPFALDQLATDAAARAHALLTTGRDPVGGLTLWQDAVRLAAARPGSGLTAATRALYSSLARAAGRTPAELARAVAAWRQGGPTGLDALEDPWDPPAGRFDRARPLLLAADLPAFRPWRNHLTHPRGHVQLRLGRDHLWYAYESEPGHDDWWPRGTPDPDPVGALTGLDALDALDSPDIR, from the coding sequence ATGACGCCCCGCCCGTCCGACCAGGCGCGGGAGGCCCTGCGGGCGGCCCGCCGGCGCGCGAACGCCGAACCGGCGGACACCGCACCGGCGGACACCGGCACCCCGGACCGGCACCCCGCGCCCGCCGCCGCGCCCGACCCGGACCCGGGCACCGGGGCGCGCGGGCAGGCCGCGGACCGGGAGCAGCGCCCGGGTGACGTGGCCCGCGACGCCCTGCGCAGGGCGGTGCTCGCCCGACGCGCGGCGGGAACGGGACACCCCGAAGCGACCGGGCCCGCGGACGCGTCGGGGGAGAGGGGCACAGGAGCAGAGAAGGGCGACGAGGGCGACGAGGGTACGGACACCACCGCACCGTCGGCAGCCGCAGCCCCCCGGAACCGGCCGATCGCGCCGGACCGGCCGATCACGCCGGATCCGCCGGACCGGTCCGGCCGACGTCCCGGTGACATCGCGCGGGAGGCCCTGCGTTCGGCCCGGGAGGAAGCGCTGCGCGCACACACGGAGACAACCGACCGGGAGACCGACGACCGGGAAACCGGTGTGCGGGAAACAGGCGACCGGGAGACCGCCGTGCGGCGTGCCGGGAGCCTACCGTCGGGCACCGTTCCCCGGGTCCCGCGCACCACCCGGGGCGACCGCGCCGAGAGCGCCCGGCCGGGTGAGCGAGCAGCGGGCGGAGGAGCGCACCAGGTACGGGAACTGCTCACCGGCGCCCTCCCCTCACCCCCCGAGGCGGACGAACCGGCCCCGAAGCCCGACGGAACCCGCCCCGAACCCCCGGCCCGCCCCGAACCCCCGACCCTCCCGGCGCCCCCGGCTTCTTCCACCCCCTCCGCCTCCCCGCCGTCGCACACCCCCCGCTCCATGGCCGCCCCCGCCCGCGACGGCGAGCTGCGCCGCACCTTCCCCGCGTTCCCGCCCGGCGCCTCGGCCGGACCGGGGTTCGCCGAGACCTGGTGGGGCAACGCGTGGGTCACGGCGCTGGAGGAGGGCGCGCTGGACACCGCGCGGCTGGCCCGCGGACGCCGGTACGCGGAGCGGGGACACGTCGACGCCGTCACCGTCACCCCCGGGCTCGTCCTCGCCTACGTCCAGGGGAGCCGCCCCCGCCCGTACCGGGTGCAGGTGCGGCTGCGCACCTTCGGGGACGCCGACTGGGAGCGCTTCCTGGACACCGCCGCCGACCGGCCCGGCGACATCGCGGCCCTGCTGGAAAAAGAGCTGCCCCAGTCCCTCGCCGACTGCGGGGCCCCGCTGCTCCCCCGTCCCGGGGACCTCGAACCGCAGTGCAGCTGCCCCGACTCCGGGCACCCCTGCAAGCACGCCGCCGCCCTCTGCTACCAGACCGCCCGGCTGCTCGACGCCGACCCGTTCGTGCTGCTCCTGCTGCGCGGCCGGGGCGAGCACCAGGTGATCGAGGCCCTGTCCCGGCGCAGCGCGGCCCGCGCGGCCCGCGCCACCCGGGGCAGGGAACCGGAGTCCCTCCCCGGAGTGCGGGCCGGTGAGGCCGTCGCCCGCCGCTGCCTCCCGCCGCTTCCGGCCCCGCTGCCCCCGCCCCCGCACCCCGAGCAGCCGCCCGTGTACCCCGCGTCCCCCGGCGGCCCGGACCCGTTCGCGCTCGACCAGCTCGCCACCGACGCCGCCGCCCGCGCGCACGCCCTGCTCACCACCGGCCGCGACCCCGTCGGCGGGCTCACGCTGTGGCAGGACGCGGTACGGCTGGCGGCCGCCCGCCCCGGCTCCGGGCTCACCGCGGCCACCCGCGCGCTGTACTCCTCGCTCGCCCGAGCGGCCGGGCGCACCCCGGCCGAGCTGGCGCGCGCGGTCGCCGCGTGGCGCCAGGGCGGTCCGACGGGACTCGACGCACTGGAGGACCCCTGGGACCCGCCGGCCGGCCGCTTCGACCGCGCCCGCCCACTGCTCCTCGCCGCCGACCTGCCCGCCTTCCGTCCCTGGCGCAACCACCTCACCCACCCCCGCGGACACGTCCAGCTCCGCCTCGGCCGGGACCACCTCTGGTACGCGTACGAGTCCGAACCGGGCCACGACGACTGGTGGCCCCGCGGCACCCCCGACCCGGACCCCGTCGGCGCCCTCACCGGCCTGGACGCCCTGGACGCCCTGGACAGCCCGGACATCCGATGA